Proteins co-encoded in one Sphingopyxis sp. BE259 genomic window:
- the ffh gene encoding signal recognition particle protein, which translates to MFDSLSNRLSDVFGKLRGRGALTEADVRAAMREVRIALLEADVALPVVRSFVDQVTDLAIGQNVLRSVTPGQQVVKIVSDALTEMLGSETAELDLAVTPPAVIMMVGLQGSGKTTTTAKIAKRLKEKERKKVLMASLDVNRPAAQEQLAVLGQQIDVATLPIVAGQQPVEIAQRAMQAAKLQGYDVLMLDTAGRLHVDQQLMDEMQAVSRTANPAETLLVVDSLTGQDAVQVAQRFSDQVPLTGVVLTRMDGDARGGAALSMRAVTGKPIKFAGTGEKLDGLELFQPSRIAGRILGMGDVVSLVERAAETIQADEAEAMAAKMAKGQFDLNDLRTQLNQMRRMGGLGALAGMIPGIKKAQVAMAQGGADDKMLIHFDAIMGSMTPKERAKPEILTAKRKIRIANGSGTTVQQVNKVLKMHQEMAGAMKKIRKMGGLKGLGALFGKGGGIPGMGGGMGGMPGLGGGGSIPPELANFMNKKK; encoded by the coding sequence GTGTTCGATAGTCTGAGCAATCGGCTGAGCGATGTTTTCGGGAAGCTCCGCGGTCGCGGCGCGCTGACCGAGGCCGACGTGCGCGCCGCGATGCGCGAAGTGCGAATCGCCCTGCTCGAAGCCGACGTTGCGCTGCCCGTGGTGCGCAGCTTCGTCGATCAGGTCACCGACCTTGCGATCGGCCAGAATGTCCTGCGCTCGGTCACGCCGGGGCAACAGGTCGTCAAGATCGTCAGCGACGCGCTGACCGAAATGCTCGGCTCCGAAACCGCCGAGCTCGACCTTGCCGTTACCCCGCCCGCCGTGATCATGATGGTCGGCCTGCAGGGCTCGGGTAAAACGACGACCACCGCGAAGATCGCGAAGCGGCTCAAGGAAAAAGAGCGCAAGAAGGTGTTGATGGCGTCGCTCGACGTCAATCGCCCCGCCGCGCAGGAACAACTCGCCGTCCTCGGCCAGCAGATCGACGTCGCGACGCTGCCGATCGTCGCGGGCCAACAGCCGGTCGAAATCGCCCAGCGCGCGATGCAGGCGGCGAAGCTGCAGGGCTATGACGTCCTGATGCTCGACACCGCGGGCCGGCTCCACGTCGATCAGCAGCTGATGGACGAGATGCAGGCCGTGTCGCGCACCGCGAACCCCGCCGAAACCCTGCTCGTCGTCGATAGCCTGACCGGGCAGGACGCGGTGCAGGTCGCGCAGCGGTTCAGCGATCAGGTGCCGCTCACCGGCGTCGTGCTCACCCGCATGGACGGCGACGCGCGCGGCGGCGCCGCGCTGTCGATGCGCGCCGTCACCGGCAAGCCGATCAAATTTGCGGGTACCGGCGAAAAGCTCGACGGGCTCGAACTGTTCCAACCGTCGCGCATCGCGGGCCGCATCCTTGGCATGGGTGACGTTGTCAGCCTGGTCGAGCGCGCCGCCGAAACGATCCAGGCCGATGAGGCCGAGGCGATGGCGGCGAAGATGGCCAAGGGCCAGTTCGACCTCAACGACCTCAGAACGCAGCTCAACCAGATGCGCCGCATGGGCGGCCTCGGCGCGCTCGCGGGCATGATCCCCGGCATCAAAAAAGCGCAGGTCGCGATGGCGCAGGGCGGCGCCGACGACAAGATGCTGATCCATTTCGATGCGATCATGGGGTCGATGACCCCCAAGGAACGCGCCAAGCCCGAAATTCTGACCGCGAAGCGCAAGATCCGCATCGCCAACGGGTCGGGCACCACGGTGCAACAGGTCAACAAGGTGCTGAAGATGCATCAGGAAATGGCCGGCGCGATGAAGAAGATCCGCAAGATGGGCGGGCTGAAAGGGCTCGGCGCGCTGTTCGGCAAGGGCGGCGGAATTCCCGGTATGGGCGGTGGCATGGGCGGAATGCCCGGCCTTGGCGGTGGTGGATCGATCCCGCCGGAACTCGCAAATTTTATGAATAAAAAGAAGTAA
- a CDS encoding serine hydrolase domain-containing protein: MRARLAIVLAAVLTASPAALAQDAAPKTLDQLTPEIDALFAKFQADAHVPGMVYGIVSDGKLAYVKGVGVQNLGDNSAVTADSRFRIASMTKAFTALAILKLRDDGKLRLDDLAEDHIPEMKRWTYPTSDSPRIRVRDLLHHVGGFVTDDPWGDRQQVLPQADFTKMIAAGVPFSRVPQGQHEYSNFGYALLGRIVANASGMAYTDYVQRTILTPLGMTGSGFDVTKTPQAHYARGYRWENDAWAPEPEMIDGAFNAMGGLQVSANDYAKWVAFLLSAWPARDGADPGPVKRATVREMAQGLNFVMVANRIGASGATACKQAAAYAMGWRVAQDCDLGLTLAHGGGYPGYGSHVMLMPDHGVGIFALSNRTYAGPSAPAWDSAVAMDQAGLLPERRITTSPAVWDMFNRVRAAYAEGNLNRFQGGLAMNFLLDRSAENWAAEFARLKAAVGRCSEHEKLTPTGALSANFRLICERGQLDGQLLLAPTEPITLQALRFRVVEP, translated from the coding sequence ATGCGCGCAAGATTGGCTATTGTTCTGGCGGCTGTACTGACTGCCTCGCCTGCCGCGCTAGCGCAGGACGCCGCCCCCAAGACGCTCGACCAGCTCACCCCCGAAATCGACGCGCTGTTCGCCAAATTTCAGGCCGACGCGCATGTTCCGGGGATGGTCTATGGCATCGTCAGCGACGGCAAGCTCGCTTATGTGAAGGGCGTTGGCGTCCAGAATCTCGGCGACAATAGCGCGGTCACCGCCGACAGCCGCTTTCGCATCGCATCGATGACCAAGGCGTTCACAGCGCTCGCTATCCTCAAGCTGCGCGATGACGGCAAGCTGCGCCTCGACGATCTGGCCGAAGACCATATCCCCGAAATGAAGCGCTGGACCTATCCGACCAGCGACAGCCCGCGCATCCGGGTGCGCGATCTCCTCCACCATGTCGGCGGTTTTGTCACCGACGATCCGTGGGGCGACCGGCAACAAGTCTTGCCGCAGGCCGATTTTACCAAGATGATCGCCGCTGGGGTGCCGTTCAGCCGCGTCCCGCAAGGCCAGCATGAATATTCCAACTTCGGCTACGCCTTGCTCGGCCGGATCGTCGCCAATGCGTCGGGCATGGCCTATACCGATTATGTCCAGCGGACGATCCTGACCCCGCTCGGCATGACGGGCAGCGGCTTTGACGTGACCAAGACGCCGCAGGCGCATTACGCGCGCGGCTATCGCTGGGAAAATGACGCTTGGGCGCCGGAGCCCGAGATGATCGACGGCGCCTTCAACGCGATGGGCGGGCTTCAGGTCAGCGCCAATGACTATGCCAAATGGGTCGCCTTCCTGCTTTCGGCCTGGCCGGCGCGCGACGGCGCCGACCCCGGCCCGGTCAAGCGCGCGACGGTGCGCGAAATGGCGCAGGGGCTCAATTTCGTGATGGTGGCGAACCGCATTGGTGCCAGCGGCGCGACGGCCTGCAAACAGGCAGCGGCCTATGCCATGGGCTGGCGCGTCGCGCAGGATTGCGACCTCGGCCTGACGCTCGCGCATGGCGGCGGCTATCCCGGCTACGGCAGCCATGTGATGCTGATGCCCGATCACGGCGTCGGCATATTTGCCCTGTCGAACCGGACCTACGCCGGACCCTCGGCGCCCGCGTGGGACAGCGCGGTGGCGATGGACCAGGCGGGGTTGCTACCCGAGCGGCGGATTACGACGTCGCCCGCCGTCTGGGACATGTTCAACCGGGTGCGCGCGGCTTATGCGGAGGGCAATCTGAATCGCTTCCAGGGCGGGCTGGCGATGAACTTTCTGCTCGATCGGTCGGCGGAAAACTGGGCCGCGGAATTCGCGCGATTGAAGGCTGCCGTTGGTCGCTGTTCGGAGCATGAAAAACTGACCCCAACCGGAGCCTTGTCGGCCAATTTTCGCCTGATCTGCGAGCGCGGGCAGCTCGACGGCCAATTGCTGCTGGCGCCGACCGAACCCATCACGCTGCAGGCGCTGCGCTTTCGCGTTGTGGAGCCCTGA
- the ftsY gene encoding signal recognition particle-docking protein FtsY — MSGQSWSERLLGGFKRTSERLGENLAGLTGKARLDEDDLDRIEEALITADLGPAMAGRIRERLASRRDAVAGGVEELRKIVAEEIAAVLRPVAEPLDIDAFPRPQVILVIGVNGSGKTTTIAKLAHLFQEQDYGVMLVAGDTFRAAAIGQLKVWAERLGVPIMAGPEGGDSAGIVFDAVKQATATGIDVLIVDTAGRLQNKRELMDELAKIKRVLGRLNPAAPHDVVLVLDATTGQNALAQIDVFREVAGVTGLVMTKLDGTARGGVLVAAAERHALPIHAIGIGETIEDLRPFDADEIAAIIAGNIR, encoded by the coding sequence ATGAGCGGACAAAGCTGGAGCGAACGGCTGCTCGGCGGTTTCAAGCGCACGTCCGAACGGCTGGGCGAGAACCTCGCCGGGCTGACCGGCAAGGCGCGGCTCGACGAAGACGATCTCGACCGGATCGAGGAAGCGCTGATCACCGCCGACTTGGGCCCGGCAATGGCGGGCCGCATCCGCGAACGGCTGGCCTCGCGGCGCGATGCGGTGGCGGGCGGCGTCGAGGAACTGCGCAAGATCGTCGCCGAAGAAATCGCCGCAGTGCTGCGCCCGGTGGCCGAGCCGCTCGACATCGACGCCTTTCCGCGCCCGCAGGTGATTTTGGTGATCGGGGTCAACGGGTCGGGCAAGACCACGACGATCGCCAAGCTGGCGCATCTGTTCCAGGAACAGGATTATGGCGTGATGCTGGTCGCGGGCGATACGTTTCGCGCCGCCGCGATCGGCCAATTGAAGGTCTGGGCCGAACGGCTGGGCGTGCCGATCATGGCCGGACCCGAAGGCGGCGACAGCGCGGGCATCGTGTTCGACGCGGTGAAACAGGCAACCGCGACCGGCATCGACGTGCTGATCGTCGACACCGCCGGGCGGCTGCAGAACAAGCGTGAGTTGATGGACGAACTCGCCAAGATCAAGCGTGTGCTCGGCCGCCTCAATCCCGCCGCACCGCACGACGTCGTGCTGGTGCTCGACGCGACGACGGGGCAAAATGCACTGGCGCAGATCGACGTGTTCCGCGAGGTTGCCGGAGTCACGGGCCTCGTGATGACCAAGCTCGACGGCACCGCCCGCGGCGGGGTGTTGGTCGCCGCGGCCGAACGCCACGCCCTTCCCATCCATGCGATCGGCATCGGTGAAACCATCGAGGATCTTCGTCCATTCGACGCCGACGAGATCGCCGCCATTATCGCAGGGAATATCCGATGA
- a CDS encoding EAL domain-containing protein, giving the protein MMATPKQPDRSESAKRDIVAGGIVVAAILLFVGTGSTVLQAVVHTLIGIGGGPDRALAAAMVLNVALILFGWRRYEDLNREIRERTEAEQRARYLADTDPLTGFLNRRSLLATGQQQVADAVANQRQVALFLLDLDHFKTVNDIHGHAAGDRVLQVAAERISAILPPNATKARLGGDEFVAMLAFEPAAHADIDALAAELVAALENSITHDGQQIRIGASLGIALADDASVTMETMVRQADIAMYHCKDEGRNRFCWFEPGMEMAVQVRNQIETGIREGMPRGEFVPHFEPQVDIATGRLVGFEMLMRWESPEYGMIPPERFIPVAEESGLIGELSLQVIRAAMEIAKRWDPSILLAVNISPQQLKDPWFSQKLTKLLVEVGFPANQLEVEITESSLFENLPLVRSIVTSLKNQGVSLSLDDFGTGYSSLSHLRALPFDRIKIDRSFVAAMRGSPDAQAIVVAIVRLGESLAMPITAEGVEDEATAIELTRLGCAKGQGWYFGRAASAADTERLLADRGLLRAPMVPPTSPDTGSDTEGAEPLRKTA; this is encoded by the coding sequence ATGATGGCAACGCCGAAGCAACCCGATCGCAGCGAGAGCGCCAAGCGCGACATCGTCGCCGGCGGTATCGTCGTCGCGGCGATCCTGTTGTTCGTCGGCACCGGCAGTACCGTCCTGCAAGCAGTCGTCCACACGCTGATCGGCATCGGCGGCGGCCCAGACCGCGCGCTGGCCGCGGCGATGGTGCTCAACGTCGCGCTGATCCTGTTCGGCTGGCGTCGTTACGAAGACCTGAACCGCGAAATCCGCGAGCGGACCGAGGCCGAGCAGCGCGCCCGCTATCTGGCCGATACCGATCCGCTTACCGGCTTCCTCAATCGCCGGTCCCTGCTGGCCACGGGGCAGCAACAGGTCGCCGATGCGGTCGCCAACCAGCGCCAGGTCGCGCTGTTCCTGCTCGACCTCGACCATTTCAAGACCGTCAACGACATCCATGGCCACGCCGCGGGCGACCGCGTGCTCCAGGTCGCCGCCGAGCGCATTTCGGCGATCCTGCCGCCCAATGCGACCAAAGCGCGGCTGGGCGGCGACGAATTTGTCGCGATGCTGGCGTTCGAGCCCGCAGCGCATGCCGATATCGACGCGCTTGCCGCCGAGCTGGTCGCGGCGCTGGAAAATTCGATCACCCACGACGGCCAGCAAATCCGCATCGGCGCATCGCTGGGCATCGCGCTCGCCGACGATGCCAGCGTGACCATGGAAACGATGGTCCGGCAGGCCGACATCGCGATGTATCATTGCAAGGACGAAGGGCGGAACCGCTTCTGCTGGTTCGAACCCGGCATGGAAATGGCGGTCCAGGTCCGCAACCAGATCGAAACCGGCATTCGGGAAGGCATGCCGCGCGGGGAATTCGTGCCGCATTTCGAACCACAGGTGGACATCGCCACGGGTCGGCTGGTCGGCTTTGAAATGCTGATGCGCTGGGAATCGCCCGAATATGGCATGATCCCGCCCGAACGTTTCATCCCGGTGGCCGAGGAAAGCGGGCTGATCGGCGAATTGTCGTTGCAGGTCATCCGGGCCGCGATGGAGATTGCCAAGCGCTGGGATCCGTCGATCCTGCTCGCGGTGAATATCTCGCCGCAGCAGTTGAAGGACCCGTGGTTCAGCCAGAAGCTGACCAAGCTGCTCGTCGAAGTCGGTTTCCCGGCCAACCAGCTTGAGGTCGAGATTACCGAAAGCTCGTTGTTCGAAAATCTGCCGCTCGTCCGTTCGATCGTCACCAGTTTGAAGAACCAAGGCGTGTCGCTGAGCCTCGACGATTTCGGGACCGGCTATTCCTCGCTGTCGCACCTGCGCGCGTTGCCGTTCGACCGGATCAAGATCGACCGCAGCTTCGTCGCCGCAATGCGCGGCAGCCCCGATGCCCAGGCCATCGTCGTGGCGATCGTGCGACTGGGCGAAAGCCTGGCGATGCCGATCACCGCCGAAGGCGTCGAGGACGAGGCGACCGCGATCGAACTGACCCGGCTGGGCTGTGCCAAGGGTCAGGGCTGGTATTTCGGCCGCGCCGCATCCGCCGCCGACACCGAACGCCTACTCGCCGACCGTGGGTTGCTCCGTGCGCCAATGGTGCCGCCGACAAGTCCGGATACGGGTTCGGACACCGAGGGCGCAGAACCGCTGCGCAAAACGGCGTAA
- a CDS encoding gamma carbonic anhydrase family protein encodes MTYRDVSIISINGKTPQIDPSAFIAPGCRIIGDVTIGPDVSIWYNCVLRADVSCIVIGARSNIQDGSIVHCDGPMPHRPDGFPTIVGEDVLIGHMAMVHGSTLADRAFVGLKATVMNGCRIGSDAMLAAGALLTENKEIPDRELWAGAPARRVREIDDAQAAGMQMGVAHYVMNGRMHKAALED; translated from the coding sequence AAGACGCCGCAGATCGACCCGAGCGCCTTCATCGCGCCGGGGTGCCGGATCATCGGCGACGTGACGATCGGGCCCGACGTCAGCATCTGGTATAATTGCGTGCTGCGCGCCGACGTCAGCTGCATCGTTATCGGCGCACGATCGAACATCCAGGACGGCAGTATCGTCCATTGCGACGGCCCGATGCCGCATCGCCCCGACGGCTTTCCGACGATCGTGGGCGAAGATGTGCTGATTGGCCATATGGCGATGGTCCACGGCTCCACCCTCGCCGACCGCGCGTTCGTCGGGCTGAAGGCGACGGTGATGAACGGATGCCGGATCGGCAGCGACGCGATGCTGGCGGCCGGGGCGCTTTTGACCGAGAACAAGGAAATACCGGACCGTGAGCTGTGGGCCGGCGCTCCGGCGCGGCGGGTGCGCGAGATCGACGACGCGCAGGCCGCGGGCATGCAGATGGGGGTCGCGCACTATGTGATGAACGGCCGGATGCACAAGGCGGCGTTGGAGGACTGA
- a CDS encoding inner membrane-spanning protein YciB, with protein MTASPIDVPPTGPEAIPAAPPAKHGWLNFVIDFGPLLVFFIAYKFFSGGEGAFAATAAAIKGTIAFMVAIVIAMAVSKWKLGKISPMLWMSSILVIGFGALTIWFHDERFIVMKPTIIYAAFSVLLLGGWWFGKPMLKYLLQSALEGLTDRGWLLLSRNWGLFFGALGIANHVMYEMIQAKQMSFDLWLTIKVWGVTALSFLFTFSQVPVMLKHGLTVPEDATDKS; from the coding sequence ATGACCGCCTCCCCCATCGACGTGCCGCCGACCGGTCCCGAAGCAATTCCGGCCGCGCCGCCCGCCAAACATGGGTGGCTGAACTTCGTGATCGATTTCGGGCCGCTGCTCGTTTTCTTCATCGCCTATAAATTTTTCTCGGGCGGCGAGGGCGCGTTCGCCGCAACCGCCGCCGCGATCAAGGGCACTATCGCCTTCATGGTCGCCATCGTCATCGCGATGGCAGTGTCGAAATGGAAACTCGGCAAGATTTCACCGATGCTGTGGATGTCGAGCATCCTCGTCATCGGCTTCGGCGCGCTGACCATCTGGTTCCACGACGAGCGTTTCATCGTGATGAAGCCGACGATCATCTATGCCGCCTTTTCGGTGCTGCTGCTCGGCGGTTGGTGGTTCGGCAAGCCGATGCTGAAATATCTGTTGCAATCGGCGCTGGAGGGTTTGACCGACCGCGGCTGGCTGCTCTTGTCGCGCAACTGGGGGCTGTTTTTCGGCGCGCTCGGTATCGCCAACCATGTGATGTACGAGATGATCCAGGCGAAACAGATGAGTTTCGACCTGTGGCTGACCATCAAGGTGTGGGGCGTCACCGCCCTGTCGTTCCTGTTTACGTTCAGCCAGGTGCCGGTGATGCTGAAGCACGGCCTCACCGTCCCCGAGGACGCCACCGACAAAAGTTGA
- the mtaB gene encoding tRNA (N(6)-L-threonylcarbamoyladenosine(37)-C(2))-methylthiotransferase MtaB, with product MSVKMMDGPEVVNFGCRLNIAEGEAIRAAAVEAGARDTIIFNSCAVTDEAVRQARQAVRRALRERPGADVVVTGCAAELEAARFAGMGARVVRNDAKGLTGSYQDKVGASTSSARTEFEDGSISQPFALSLPESKRARGANGRASSPYTPALSGADHARAFLGVQTGCSHSCTFCATVMARGTARSATVAAVVDAARTALDRGQREIILTGVDLASYGDDSGTTLATLVEALLALPDLARLRLSSLDPNRIDDHLFALLTQEARIMPHVHLSLQAGDDMVLTRMKRRHRRADVVALVARLKAARPEIAIGADLIAGFPTEDDAMFAGSLALIDDCDIVFGHIFPYSPRAGTAAARMPQVERTIARERAATLREANARRRHNWLDRQIGVSASMLVERDGLTGHAENFAAIRLTAPAAPGTIIAARMAARDGDRMIATPMIEDIAA from the coding sequence ATGAGCGTCAAAATGATGGACGGCCCCGAAGTCGTCAATTTCGGATGTCGGCTGAATATCGCCGAGGGTGAAGCGATCCGCGCCGCGGCGGTCGAAGCGGGAGCACGCGATACCATCATCTTCAACAGCTGCGCAGTGACCGACGAAGCGGTGCGGCAGGCGCGGCAGGCGGTGCGGCGCGCGCTGCGTGAGCGGCCGGGGGCGGATGTGGTCGTGACCGGGTGCGCGGCGGAGCTCGAGGCCGCGCGGTTTGCAGGCATGGGCGCGCGGGTGGTGCGCAATGATGCAAAGGGGTTGACTGGAAGTTATCAAGACAAGGTCGGTGCTTCGACAAGCTCAGCACGAACGGAATTTGAAGACGGTTCAATCTCTCAACCGTTTGCGCTTAGCTTGCCGGAGTCGAAGAGGGCGCGGGGCGCCAACGGCCGTGCTTCTTCTCCCTATACCCCCGCCCTCTCCGGCGCCGACCACGCGCGCGCCTTTCTGGGTGTGCAGACCGGTTGCTCGCATAGTTGCACCTTCTGCGCGACGGTCATGGCGCGCGGGACGGCGCGGTCGGCGACGGTTGCCGCAGTGGTCGATGCAGCGCGCACCGCGCTCGATCGCGGTCAGCGCGAAATCATCCTGACCGGGGTCGATCTGGCGAGTTATGGCGATGACAGCGGCACCACGCTTGCGACGCTGGTCGAAGCGCTGCTCGCGCTGCCCGACCTTGCCCGACTGCGCCTCTCCTCGCTCGACCCGAACCGCATCGACGACCATCTGTTCGCGCTGCTGACACAGGAAGCGCGCATCATGCCGCATGTTCACCTGTCGTTGCAGGCCGGCGACGACATGGTGCTGACGCGGATGAAGCGCCGCCATCGCCGCGCCGATGTTGTCGCGCTTGTGGCGCGGCTCAAAGCGGCGCGACCCGAGATTGCGATCGGCGCCGACCTGATCGCGGGTTTTCCGACCGAAGATGACGCGATGTTTGCGGGTTCGCTGGCGCTGATCGACGATTGCGACATCGTCTTTGGCCATATCTTTCCTTACAGCCCGCGCGCCGGAACCGCCGCGGCGCGGATGCCGCAGGTCGAGCGCACCATCGCGCGCGAACGCGCCGCAACGCTGCGCGAGGCCAATGCGCGGCGGCGCCACAACTGGCTCGACCGCCAGATCGGTGTCTCCGCATCGATGCTGGTCGAGCGCGACGGGCTGACCGGCCATGCCGAAAATTTTGCCGCCATCCGCCTGACCGCGCCCGCCGCGCCGGGTACCATCATCGCCGCGCGGATGGCCGCGCGCGACGGAGACCGCATGATCGCCACCCCCATGATAGAGGACATCGCCGCATGA
- a CDS encoding urate hydroxylase PuuD has protein sequence MDKFFGNLHAVLGAGLVLAIILMLGLNGQNFEDGIAATNAVMRWLHTFFGVLWIGLLYYFNFVQIPTMPKIPAELKPAVGKHIAPAALFWFRWAALITVLLGVAIAGHAKYLVPALGLQDPYKLIGVGMWLGLIMAFNVWFVIWPNQKKALGIVEADDATKAKAAKTAMIFSRTNTLLSIPMLYAMVNFS, from the coding sequence ATGGACAAATTTTTCGGCAATCTGCACGCCGTGCTGGGTGCGGGGCTGGTGCTCGCGATCATCCTGATGCTGGGCCTGAACGGCCAGAATTTCGAGGACGGCATCGCCGCCACCAACGCGGTCATGCGCTGGCTGCACACCTTTTTCGGCGTGCTGTGGATCGGCCTGCTCTATTATTTCAACTTCGTCCAGATTCCGACGATGCCGAAAATCCCGGCCGAACTGAAACCCGCCGTCGGCAAGCATATCGCCCCCGCCGCGTTGTTCTGGTTCCGCTGGGCGGCGTTGATCACCGTGCTGCTGGGCGTCGCGATCGCCGGCCACGCCAAATATCTGGTCCCCGCGTTGGGCTTGCAGGATCCCTACAAGCTGATCGGCGTCGGCATGTGGCTGGGGCTGATCATGGCGTTCAACGTGTGGTTCGTGATCTGGCCGAACCAGAAAAAGGCGCTGGGTATCGTCGAAGCCGACGATGCGACCAAAGCCAAGGCTGCCAAGACCGCGATGATTTTTTCGCGGACCAACACCCTGCTGTCGATCCCGATGCTGTATGCGATGGTGAACTTCAGCTGA
- the rimM gene encoding ribosome maturation factor RimM (Essential for efficient processing of 16S rRNA): MANADRPVTLAAIAGAHGVRGEVRLKLFGEGAESLRAFSVFAAGERKLTLKSVRPANQGAVATFAEVTDRSGAEALRGTVLTVPRSALPPLGDGEYYHHDLLGLPCISTDGGAVGEIVAIDNFGAGDILEIQRPDGKRFMVPMTARAVPTWNDDGVTIDAAFVE, encoded by the coding sequence TTGGCCAACGCCGATCGTCCCGTCACCTTGGCCGCCATCGCCGGCGCGCATGGGGTGCGGGGCGAGGTGCGGCTCAAGCTGTTTGGTGAAGGCGCGGAGTCTCTCCGCGCCTTTTCCGTGTTTGCGGCAGGCGAGCGCAAGCTGACCCTGAAATCGGTGCGCCCCGCCAATCAGGGCGCGGTGGCGACTTTTGCCGAGGTGACCGACCGCTCGGGTGCCGAGGCACTGCGTGGCACGGTGCTGACCGTCCCGCGCTCGGCGCTGCCGCCGCTGGGTGACGGCGAATATTACCATCACGACCTGCTCGGCCTGCCCTGCATTTCGACCGACGGCGGCGCGGTGGGCGAAATCGTCGCGATCGACAATTTCGGAGCGGGCGACATCCTCGAAATCCAGCGCCCGGACGGCAAACGCTTCATGGTCCCGATGACCGCGCGCGCGGTGCCGACGTGGAATGACGATGGCGTGACGATCGACGCCGCGTTCGTCGAATAA
- the dapF gene encoding diaminopimelate epimerase produces the protein MADRFTKMHGLGNDFVVIDARTNAVEMTPARAHAIADRRHGIGCDQLILLETSTKADVRMRIFNADGSEVEACGNATRCVATLIGRAAVIETLGGMLRVTPADGGAEVVLGEPSFDWEHIPLAMPMDTRDMPVAWDELEHGAAVNVGNPHIVFFVPEADAVALDALGPRIETDPLFPERVNVNVASLDGDNQLQLRVWERGVGLTQACGTGACATAVAAIRAGLVQSPVTVALPGGDLIIRWAPGEPIVMSGAATRVYEGETDWAQFG, from the coding sequence ATGGCGGACCGCTTCACCAAGATGCATGGGCTGGGCAACGACTTCGTCGTCATCGACGCGCGCACAAACGCAGTCGAGATGACGCCCGCGCGCGCCCACGCCATCGCCGACCGGCGGCATGGCATCGGCTGCGATCAGCTGATCCTGCTCGAGACATCGACCAAGGCGGATGTGCGGATGCGGATTTTCAACGCCGACGGCAGCGAGGTCGAGGCGTGCGGCAATGCGACGCGCTGTGTCGCAACCCTGATCGGGCGGGCCGCGGTGATCGAAACGCTGGGTGGGATGCTGCGCGTCACCCCGGCCGACGGCGGCGCCGAAGTCGTACTGGGCGAGCCGTCGTTCGACTGGGAGCATATTCCGCTGGCGATGCCGATGGACACCCGCGACATGCCGGTCGCGTGGGACGAGCTGGAACATGGCGCGGCCGTCAACGTCGGCAATCCGCACATCGTATTTTTTGTGCCCGAGGCCGATGCGGTCGCGCTTGACGCGCTTGGCCCGCGGATCGAGACCGACCCGCTGTTCCCCGAACGCGTCAACGTCAATGTCGCGAGCCTGGACGGCGACAACCAATTGCAACTGCGCGTGTGGGAGCGCGGCGTCGGATTGACGCAAGCGTGCGGCACCGGCGCCTGCGCGACTGCGGTCGCGGCGATCCGCGCGGGGCTGGTGCAGTCGCCGGTCACCGTCGCGCTGCCCGGCGGCGACCTGATCATCCGCTGGGCGCCGGGCGAGCCGATCGTGATGAGCGGCGCCGCGACGCGGGTGTATGAGGGCGAGACCGACTGGGCACAGTTCGGATGA